One Chrysiogenia bacterium DNA window includes the following coding sequences:
- a CDS encoding trehalose-6-phosphate synthase translates to MSESRLIIAANRLPVTFVEENGRLQAKPSGGGLVTALRAVLRNRGGLWVGWSGSNASLEGREEDLAQANREAGFELHPIELSEREVNRFYLGFSNQIAWPLFHSLIDRCKFSPEYWDTYMRVNERFARRLREHYREGDYIWVHDYHLMEVGRELRRLGLKAPIGFFLHIPFPPVEVFLRLPWREKVMQALLDFDLLGFQTMRDRRHFLNCVRQLVPGVEVQAKGALARARLGERELHVGAFPISIDFREFADAAASDHVTQLCEQLREQMGPRKVMVGLDRLDYTKGIPHRFRAFENALERYPDLQGHISLVQIVAPSRETIPEYESLHAEIERLVGRINGRFSRVGWIPIHYLYRTLTREEILAYCRSADIGLVTPLCDGMNLVAKEYCACNLDESGVLILSEFAGAASELQRDALLVNPFDIEGTADAIYQAAIMPPERRHPRMQRLRQKIRRNDIQRWVDSFLRIGMGRALGDFPVLESIDDYVPRIHYSGGAENA, encoded by the coding sequence ATGAGTGAGAGCAGACTGATCATTGCGGCCAACCGGCTGCCGGTTACCTTTGTTGAAGAAAACGGCAGGCTGCAGGCAAAGCCTTCGGGCGGCGGCCTGGTGACCGCGCTTCGGGCCGTGCTGCGCAACCGCGGCGGGCTGTGGGTCGGCTGGTCGGGCTCGAATGCCTCATTGGAAGGGCGCGAGGAAGACCTGGCGCAGGCCAACCGCGAGGCGGGCTTCGAACTCCATCCAATCGAACTCTCCGAGCGCGAGGTCAATCGCTTCTACCTGGGATTCTCCAACCAGATCGCCTGGCCGCTTTTCCATAGCCTGATCGACCGCTGCAAGTTTTCGCCCGAATACTGGGACACCTACATGAGGGTGAACGAGCGCTTTGCCAGGCGCCTGCGCGAGCACTATCGCGAGGGCGATTATATCTGGGTGCACGATTATCACCTGATGGAAGTCGGGCGCGAGCTGCGGCGCCTGGGCCTGAAGGCGCCGATCGGATTTTTTCTGCACATCCCGTTTCCCCCGGTTGAGGTTTTCTTGCGGCTTCCCTGGCGCGAAAAGGTGATGCAGGCCCTGCTGGATTTCGACCTATTGGGCTTCCAGACCATGCGGGATCGCAGGCATTTTTTGAACTGCGTGCGCCAGCTCGTTCCCGGCGTTGAGGTGCAGGCCAAGGGCGCGCTGGCGCGGGCCAGGCTCGGCGAGCGCGAGCTGCACGTGGGCGCATTTCCCATCAGCATCGACTTTCGCGAGTTCGCAGATGCAGCGGCGTCCGATCACGTCACGCAGCTCTGCGAGCAGCTTCGCGAGCAGATGGGCCCGCGCAAGGTGATGGTGGGGCTCGACCGGCTCGATTACACGAAGGGGATCCCGCATCGCTTTCGTGCATTCGAGAACGCACTCGAGCGTTACCCCGACCTGCAGGGGCACATCAGCCTGGTGCAGATCGTCGCGCCCAGCCGCGAGACCATTCCCGAGTACGAATCCCTGCACGCGGAGATCGAGCGCCTGGTGGGGCGAATCAACGGGCGCTTCAGCCGGGTGGGGTGGATCCCCATTCACTATCTCTACCGCACGCTCACGCGCGAGGAGATACTGGCCTATTGCCGCAGCGCCGACATCGGACTGGTGACTCCGCTTTGCGACGGGATGAACCTGGTGGCGAAGGAATACTGCGCCTGCAATCTCGATGAATCGGGTGTGCTCATCCTCAGCGAGTTCGCCGGCGCGGCCTCCGAGCTCCAGCGCGATGCACTGCTGGTCAATCCCTTCGACATCGAGGGCACGGCCGACGCGATTTATCAGGCGGCGATCATGCCTCCCGAGCGCCGGCACCCGCGGATGCAGCGCCTTCGCCAGAAGATCCGGCGCAACGACATCCAGCGATGGGTGGACTCGTTCCTGCGTATCGGGATGGGGCGCGCGCTGGGGGATTTCCCGGTACTCGAATCGATCGACGACTACGTGCCGAGGATCCACTATTCCGGCGGCGCTGAGAACGCCTGA